The following proteins come from a genomic window of Brevibacillus antibioticus:
- a CDS encoding type Z 30S ribosomal protein S14, whose product MAKKSMIIKQQRQPKFAVRAYTRCERCGRPHSVLRKFKLCRICFRELAYKGQIPGVKKASW is encoded by the coding sequence GTGGCAAAGAAATCAATGATCATCAAGCAACAGCGGCAGCCGAAGTTTGCAGTACGCGCGTACACTCGTTGCGAGCGTTGCGGACGTCCTCACTCCGTATTGCGCAAATTCAAACTCTGCCGTATTTGCTTCCGTGAACTTGCTTATAAAGGTCAAATTCCAGGCGTGAAAAAAGCAAGCTGGTAA
- the rplE gene encoding 50S ribosomal protein L5, whose product MATRLKEKYTSEIVPGLMSKFNYTSIMQVPKVEKIIINMGVGEAVANAKSLDTAIEDLQIIAGQKPVLTKAKKSIAGFKLREGMPIGAKVTLRGERMYHFLDKLMNVSLPRVRDFRGISSKAFDGRGNYTLGLKEQLIFPEIEYDKIDKVRGMDIVIVTSAKTDEEARELLTQMGMPFRK is encoded by the coding sequence ATGGCAACAAGATTGAAAGAAAAGTATACGAGCGAAATCGTGCCTGGTTTGATGAGCAAGTTCAACTACACTTCCATCATGCAAGTGCCGAAAGTAGAAAAGATCATCATCAATATGGGTGTTGGCGAAGCGGTAGCTAACGCTAAGTCCTTGGATACTGCAATTGAAGACCTGCAAATCATCGCTGGTCAAAAGCCTGTATTAACAAAGGCTAAGAAATCCATCGCGGGTTTCAAATTGCGTGAAGGTATGCCGATCGGTGCAAAGGTTACTCTGCGCGGCGAGCGTATGTACCACTTCCTCGACAAATTGATGAACGTATCTCTCCCGCGTGTTCGTGACTTCCGTGGAATTTCTTCCAAGGCTTTTGACGGTCGCGGTAACTATACACTTGGTCTGAAGGAACAACTGATCTTCCCTGAGATCGAGTACGATAAAATTGATAAAGTTCGTGGTATGGACATCGTTATTGTTACTTCCGCGAAAACGGATGAGGAAGCTCGTGAGTTGCTGACTCAAATGGGTATGCCATTCCGTAAATAA
- the rplX gene encoding 50S ribosomal protein L24: MHVKKGDTVIVNAGKDKGKKGRVLAAYPKKERVLVEGINLVKKHSRPSQANPQGGIVTQEAAIHVSNVSLIDPKSGKATRIGYKVLDNGKKVRYAKKSGEVLDK; this comes from the coding sequence ATGCACGTTAAAAAAGGCGACACTGTTATCGTAAATGCGGGCAAAGATAAAGGCAAAAAAGGTCGCGTTCTCGCTGCTTATCCAAAGAAAGAACGCGTTCTGGTTGAAGGTATCAACCTCGTGAAGAAACACAGCCGTCCGTCCCAAGCTAACCCGCAAGGTGGCATTGTGACTCAAGAAGCAGCTATTCACGTATCCAACGTATCTTTGATCGATCCGAAGTCCGGAAAAGCTACTCGCATCGGTTACAAAGTTTTGGATAACGGCAAGAAAGTTCGGTACGCGAAAAAGTCTGGCGAAGTACTCGACAAGTAG